From a region of the Anomalospiza imberbis isolate Cuckoo-Finch-1a 21T00152 chromosome 3, ASM3175350v1, whole genome shotgun sequence genome:
- the NPAS4 gene encoding neuronal PAS domain-containing protein 4: MTIFCSHCHRPLQAEMSCLPARAKQAPSASRPFRSTKSASKARRDQINAELQALRSLLPISAEEKERLSYLHTMALVCLRLRGAQLFPPGLAPPAGPALGTELLSLLPGFLLVLSADSKLVYISENVAQVLGLSVVELLAQGDTVFDILDGRVGEDVHKKLLLAQEEPGREVTFVSEMRTSKAFRLQHGGNRVVAVCGRFVALCWPPSPSTTAFLALCTPVVQSPTDGEAASQDDIFQSMHLLDMTFIDITESVTYHLGYHREELVGQSWYSLLHPEDADLAAAQHRALALGAGAGPAAGTAVLRVLRKDRAWTWLRVWARRDGGCITCTCRCLREEEAAHLRARQLRAAAPPAGRDLGRLAEQLRALADSLSPPAAAAPRRWPRPEEAEDDASVCLGNSLLHPPQFLRFPFEQKIGCNIPSVLSQVSSVQRC, from the exons atgACCATCttctgcagccactgccaccGGCCACTGCAGGCAGAGATGAGCTGCCTGCCCGCGAGGGCCAAGCAGGCGCCCAGCGCCTCGAGGCCTTTCAG GTCAACCAAGAGTGCTTCCAAGGCTCGCCGAGACCAGATCAATGCGGAGCTGCAGGCGCTGCGCTCCCTGCTGCCCATctctgcagaggagaaggagcggCTCTCTTACCTCCACACCATGGCCCTGGTGTGCCTCCGGCTGCGGGGGGCTCAGCTGTTCCCTCCAG gcttggctcctcctgcaggaccagcccttggcacagaaCTACTCTCCTTGCTCCCGGGGTTTCTGCTTGTGCTCTCAGCAGACAGCAAGCTGGTCTACATCTCAGAGAACGTGGCTCAGGTCCTGGGCCTCTCCGTG GTGGAGCTGCTTGCCCAGGGGGACACAGTCTTTGACATCCTGGATGGGCGAGTGGGAGAGGATGTGCACAAGAAGCTCCTCCTTGCTCAGGAGGAGCCTGGCAGGG AAGTTACTTTTGTCAGTGAGATGCGCACGTCCAAGGCCTTCCGGTTACAGCATGGGGGGAATCGGGTCGTGGCAGTGTGTGGGCGTTTTGTGGCCCTGTGCTGGCCACCCTCCCCCTCCACCACAGCCTTCCTGGCCCTCTGCACACCCGTTGTGCAGTCCCCCACAGATGGCGAAGCTGCTTCCCAGGATGACATATTCCAGAGCATGCATCTCCTGGACATGACGTTTATTGATATCACGGAGAG tgtcacctacCACCTAGGCTACCACCGGGAGGAGCTGGTCGGTCAGTCGTGGTACAGCCTCCTGCACCCTGAGGATGCTGACCTGGcagctgcccagcacagggccCTGG CGCTGGGGGCCGGAGCCGGGCCGGCAGCGGGGACCGCTGTGCTGAGAGTGCTGCGCAAGGACCGCGCCTGGACCTGGCTGCGCGTGTGGGCGCGGCGGGACGGCGGCTGCATCACCTGCACCTGCCGCTGCCTCAG ggaggaggaggcggcccaCCTGCGCGCCCGGCAgctccgcgccgccgccccgcccgcgggCCGGGATCTCGGCCGGCTGGCCGAGCAGCTCCGCGCCCTGGCCGACAGCCTctcgccgcccgccgccgccgcgccccgccgctGGCCTCGTCCCGAGGAAGCCGAGGACGATGCTTCTGTCTGCCTTGGGAACTCTCTGCTGCACCCTCCCCAGTTCCTTCGGTTTCCTTTCGAACAGAAGATAGGATGCAACATTCCAAGTGTGCTCTCACAGGTGTCGAGTGTTCAGAGATGCTGA
- the KLHDC3 gene encoding kelch domain-containing protein 3 encodes MLRWAVHLEGGPRRVNHAAVAVGHKVYSFGGYCSGEDYETLRQIDVHVFNAVSLRWIKLPPVWTNSRDHVREVPYMRYGHSAVLIDDTVYIWGGRNDTEGACNVLYAFDVNTHKWFTPKVSGMVPGARDGHSACVLAKSMFIFGGYEQLADCFSNDIHKLDTTNMTWTLISAKGTPARWRDFHSATIIGTKMYVFGGRADRFGPFHSNNEIYCNRIKVFDTETNSWLDSPPTPVLPEGRRSHSAFSYNGELYVFGGYNARLNRHFHDLWKFNPVSLSWRKIEPKGKGPCPRRRQCCCRVGDKIILFGGTSPSPEEGMGDEFDLMDHSDLYILDFSPSLKTLCKLAVIQYSLDQSCLPHDIRWELSAMTTNSTISRPIVSNQG; translated from the exons ATGCTACGGTGGGCAGTGCACTTGGAAGGTGGGCCACGGAGGGTGAACCACGCGGCCGTGGCTGTCGGGCACAAGGTCTATTCCTTTGGTGGGTACTGCTCTGGAGAGGACTATGAGACCCTGCGGCAGATCGACGTCCACGTTTTCAACGCAG TGTCTCTGCGCTGGATCAAGTTGCCTCCAGTGTGGACAAACAGCCGAGACCACGTGAGGGAGGTGCCCTACATGAGGTATGGACACTCAGCAGTGCTCATCGACGACACCGTCTACATTTGGGGTGGTCGCAACGACACGGAGGGAGCCTGCAATGTGCTCTATGCTTTCGATGTCA acACACACAAGTGGTTCACGCCAAAAGTGTCTGGAATGGTCCCAGGGGCAAGAGATGGGCATTCAGCTTGTGTCCTGGCAAAGAGCATGTTTATCTTTGGAGGCTATGAACAGCTG GCTGACTGCTTTTCAAATGATATCCATAAATTGGACACCACAAACATGACGTGGACCTTAATCTCTGCCAAG GGTACTCCAGCTCGCTGGAGAGACTTTCATTCAGCTACCATCATTGGAACAAAGATGTACGTGTTTGGTGGCAGAGCTGATCGTTTTGGGCCATTTCACTCTAACAACGAGATCTACTGTAACCGCATTAAGGTGTTTGATACAGAAACCAACTCCTGGCTAGACTCCCCTCCCACTCCCGTGCTCCCGGAGGGCCGGCGGAGCCATTCAGCCT TCAGCTACAATGGGGAGCTATATGTATTTGGTGGCTACAATGCACGCCTGAACAGACACTTCCATGACCTCTGGAAATTCAATCCAG TTTCTCTTTCTTGGAGGAAGATTGAACCCAAGGGAAAAGGCCCGTGTCCTCGCCGCCGGCAATGCTGCTGCAGAGTGGGGGACAAAATCATCCTCTTTGGAGGTACCAG CCCATCTCCGGAGGAGGGAATGGGTGATGAATTCGACCTGATGGATCACTCAGATCTCTACATCCTCGACTTCA GCCCCAGTCTGAAGACGCTGTGTAAGCTAGCAGTGATTCAGTACAGCCTGGACCAGTCCTGTCTTCCCCACGACATCAG ATGGGAGCTCTCAGCCATGACAACGAACAGCACCATCAGCCGCCCCATTGTCTCCAACCAGGGCTGA
- the MEA1 gene encoding male-enhanced antigen 1 has product MAPEARAGGTARRARGPLRDYNTHSAPRRPRRFRAAAAAAPPRRRARCMAVVRSMGPERVCPRESGPPEGPDGAAGWSGDEEEEEEEEEEEGGGYLYQPLSQEPEQGLGDAGPGLQERLQMLRLHLPDPPVDSEEENEEEAAEGATAQSSHSSIPMDAEHVELVKRTMASVKLPTLGIPAWASQISEEQWKDVVQRTLQARQSLGGPRPQWN; this is encoded by the exons ATGGCACCGGAGGCGCGTGCCGGCGGCACCGCCCGCCGCGCCCGGGGCCCGCTTCGGGACTACAACACCCACAGTGCcccgcggcggccgcggcggttccgggcggcggcggcggcggcacctCCTCGGCGCCGCGCCCGGTGTATGGCGGTGGTGCGGAGCATGGGCCCCGAGCGCGTCTGTCCCCGGGAGTCCGGGCCGCCGGAGGGCCCTGACGGCGCGGCGGGGTGGAGCGgcgatgaggaggaggaggaggaggaggaagaggaggagggcgGCGGGTACTTGTATCAGCCGCTGAGCCAGGAACCGGAGCAGGGCCTCGGCGACGCGGGCCCCGGCCTGCAGGAGCGGCTGCAG ATGCTGAGGCTGCACCTGCCCGACCCGCCGGTGGACAGCGAGGAGGAGAATGAGGAGGAGGCAGCGGAAGGCGCCACggctcagagcagccacagctccatcCCCATGGATGCAG AGCATGTGGAACTGGTGAAGAGGACGATGGCCAGCGTGAAGctgcccaccctgggcatccctgccTGGGCCAGCCAGATCTCGGAGGAGCAGTGGAAGGACGTGGTGCAGCGCACGCTGCAGGCCCGGCAGAGCCTCGGTGGCCCCCGGCCTCAGTGGAATTga